DNA sequence from the Bacteroidota bacterium genome:
TGAGAGCGGGAGCCGCTCATCCACCAGAAAGAATGCGCGCGGGGGCCGATGCCAAGGATATTGCCGTGGTAGAGCTGCAGTTCGCGCATTTTGCTCTGGTGCCCGGGGGCTGCAAAAGCAGAGAGCACGTAGTGCTCAAAGCCGGCCTCCGCGAGGTATTGCTGGGCAAATCTGTACCGTACTTGAGCGTTTTCTTCAGTGTCAGGATACGAAAAGCAGGCGGCCAACTGCGGTGCATTGCCTTCCACGTTATAAATCGGCATGCCGAGGATTTCGATGTGGTTGACACCGTAGCTGCGCGCTTTTTCGAAGCTTGCTGCCCAATACTCGATCGGCTGGTCGGCGATGTCGATATTGAACGTAAGCGAAACGGTACGCATGCCGGCATGCCGGCAATTTTCGATGCCCGTCGCTACCAGCTCGGGGTTGAATGTGTGGCCCAGTTTTTCAAGGTCTGCTTCGAATAAGGAGCCTGCCTGTATATTAACCGTATCGAACCCAAGCGCTGCCAGGCCCTCCAGGGTATCCATATCGAGTTGTAATGGACTGAGGTCTATCGAGAACTCATTGACGTGCAGTGCATCAAAGCAGCTAAACAGTGTACCTACAACCGCGCGAATGCCTTCTTCCCGAATATGAAAGGGGGCACCCCCGAAATGAATGGCTTCTATCGTTTCGTTTGGGCTATGCGTGGGCGCATAAAAGTTTAATTCTTTGCACAGGGCATGTGCATACGCAATACCTGGCCGGCTGACTGCGCGCGACGCATCCGTTGCTTTTCCTGGCCCTTCAATATTGATGTAGATGCCTGCCATTTAGTTTGTCTTCACCCCCATGCTAAACTTCGACGCTTTACACAAACAATTTTCTGGTTTTGGTCAGTATCAGTCGCAGGAACGCAAACGTAAGGCCATATTACTTGAGAGGGCGCTCGAAGTTTTTACTACCTACGATTCTTCCGGATTTGAGGTCGTAGAAGAAGAGATTGGCCGGCCCGAGAAGCTGGTTGCCGTTCCGTTGGAAGTCCCGGTTTTGCAACAGGCGGCAGGTAAGCGGCCTACGCCGATGACGGTGGTGGCGTCAGATGGCTCTCAAATCTATCCCGATCGCAATGTGGAGCCGCTGTGTTACTTGCTGAACCTGAGTCGGATTGCGTTTCAGTATGGGACAACGGAGCAGCCCGTAATGGATGCTGTACCGTACCTGTATTTTAAAGGGCAGGACCTGAACGCCGTTGATGGACCAGACATAGATGTAGCCGGCCCTGAAGTGGTTTCTGCATTGCGGGATGAGTTGGAGTTACAAACGCTGCTGGATACAGCGCACGAGATGCGCCAGGTTGATCGGCCGGTATTGGCGGTGGCGGATGGTACGCTTATCCGCTGGATGATCAAGCGGCTGCGCCGGCCGCAGTTGGAGGCGCAATTGCTGCAGCGTTATTTCAACGCACTCGATCAATTCCAGAAGCAGCAAATTCCGTTGTGCTCTTACATCAGCATGCCGCGGGGGACTGAGTTCATCAACTACCTCGCGTTACACATGAGCGACCCTGCTTCAGGCTTGGTCGCAGATGACTTTGCCGGCATTACCGATCGTATGCTGTTTCAGCACGTATTGGCACCCGGCGAGCGCACCGCTATCTTCCGTTCACAATCTGTTGTATTGCAGGAATACCCGCCGACCCAGGTCATTTGCTATTTTTACGTGCATGTGCAGGGGGCCCAGGGGGCTTCTGAAATTGCGCGCGTAGAGTTTCCCCGGTGGATGATAACGGATCCTGCAATGATAGAACTGGTTCACGCAACGGTGCTTAGTGAATGTGAGAAAGGCAACGGTTACCCCATGATTTTGTCAGAAGCCCACGAACACGCTATTGTAAGGGGACAGGAGCGGATGGTATTTTACGAGATGATCGAACGCGAGATGTTGCAGCAGGGCCAAGTGCTCGAAGTATCTTCCAAAAAACGGTCTAAAGACCTGCCGCAGTTGTAAACGGGTATTACATAGTAGTTACCATAAGGAGCAAAACAGTATGCACATGCAAGATCCGATAGGAGAAGTGCTGGAATCGAATACCCGGATGCTGAAGGCGCAAGTGCCGGCTGAAGTTACACCCCCTGTCTTTGGCGCGTGGGTAAAAGTTAAGCCCCCAGACGGACCCGTGATTTACGGGATTGTTAGCCTGGTGGAGCAGGGGAGCGTGATGCCGAATCGGCGCACAACCGCGCTGGGGAAGTCAACAGATGAGCTCGTGCGTGAAATGCCGCAGGTGATTGCTTTGTTGCGCACTTCGTTTACGGCTGTGATCGTAGCGTATAAAGATGATGCGGGCACGGTGCGGCAGACCTTGCCGCCAACGCCGGCGCCCATCCATGGGTTTGTAACGGTCTGTTCTCCGGAAGAAATAAGTGCGCTGGGGATGCCGTTTGACTACTTTCGAACGCTTCTGCATTCAGATACAGGCGTACCAGTAGACGACCTGTTGGTCGCGACATTGCGCCAGATACACGCCGTGCAGGAAGGGGATGGGTACCAATTGCTCGTACAGGCCGGCAGGGTGTTGAGCCGGCTGTTTCAGGATGATCACGAGCGCCTGCAAGCCATTTTACGCCGCGTGCAATAAGCGCTAATTAGACTCCTTCGTTATTGTTGTAAGAAGATGATGCCAACGCGGAATGGCAAGACAAACTCTACTTTGGTCTGCCCAATAACCACAGCCGGGTTGATTTCGTAGAAGAAGGCAGAGTCCGTGAGGAGCTGTACGCGGCCAATGCCAAAGTGAATAGAGGGACCACTTTCATTGCTGCTGGCCTGGGTGAGGGGGACAAATGCCCCGATGCCGGCGAGCAGGTAAACTTCAGCGCCGCCTTGTGGCAGACTAATAATGCCCGAAAGCTGCGGGTCGAAAATAAACGATGCTTCATCACGACCGCGTAGTACAAATCCGGTAAAGCCCATCCCGATGGCAAGCGAGAAGTCCTGATTTACGCGAGAAGATACCCGGCCACGGAAGCCGAGGCCAAATCCGTTGTTTACACTTAATACTGTATTCAGGCCAATCCCAAACTGTGTGTTCTCCAACCCCCGAATGCCCTGTGCAGAAGATGTTGTGGGAGACAGCATCCATACACTTGCTGTGACCAGTACAAATAGAAAGAGCGATCGAACACGTCGCTTGCAAACACTAAACATATAAATTCGCCTTAGGGGCTATTAATAGAGCAATTAGTATAATTGGGTCAGCTGTGTTACTGTACACCTGCAGATAAACGGCCAGGGATACCAAACAGTTACAAGAACCAACGATAGCGTGGAATAGCCTGAAAACTACGGAGATTAAGCGTATGCCGCAAGTGCCCTATCCTATTGAATATAAATTGTTTAAGCAAAATAATTCCTTTTTCCTGAACAATTACAGGTATGTAAGGCAATGGCGGGCTGGAATCCGTAACTCCTCTTGCTGATCCTCGTAGGGGCATTCATACTGCATAAAGCAATTGGGAATCAAAAATCCCCTACCTATTAACTCGGCCAGCCCTTATTTTGGGTTACGAGCATTAAACAACCGGTGACATGGAAGAAGAAATTATTGTACCGCTAATTGTATTCAGCTTTATTGCACTGATTGTGAAAATGAGTCTGGATTTTGCCAAGTGGAAAAAGACCCATAACAGCCAGTCACTCGGCGCAGCAAGCGACAAGTCACTTGGCGTAAGCGAGTTGAAAAACTTGATTAGCGAAGCCGTGATGCAGGCCAATATACCGCTTAATGACCGGATTGCGGAGTTGGAAGATCAACTCGAAATGAGCCGTAAGTCGCTACCTGAAAAAGAACCACTCAAGCAGCTTAGCAGCCCCGAGCCTGGAGACGACTAGGTGGCCGGTAACGCGTATTTAGTAACGGAAGATACAGGACCATGCCAGAAGAAATATTTGTAATAATCGTTGTCGCGATTGGTGCCGGGACGTTTATGTCCATTGTGGGGATGATGATCAACTATTTAAAGACCCGCTCTGAACAGGGTACGGGTAACAGCATGACCACAAGTGAGCTGGAAGGGATGATTCAGAAGTGGATTGAAGAGTCGACGCAGCCCTTGGTGGACCGGTTGGATGAAATGGAAGCGCAGCTGAATTCAGCGGATAAGTCTGGCGGTTTGCTCGATGGCATGGATGCGTATGAGGATGATGAGGCGCTGGAGCCGGCAAGGCGGGAGAAGAGCCGGCGGTAGGGCGTATTATTTTTTTGATTAAAATAGCCCACCTACAGCGTCACGCTCAAAGAGATCATAAGGCTTAAGGTAGCGGACAATCAATGAGAGGGAGGAGGCATACAAAAGCTCTACCATCCTTTTGGTTTGGATATGGCTCTGTTTTTATAGCGTAGCGGATCTGGAAACTGACTGCGCTTCAGGGCAGATGGTTTTATCGATCGGATAAAAGAAGCCTGTCGAGAGAGGGATTTGCTGGCTTTCCTGAATGGATTAATCAAGCCGACAGGATAGCCTATCCGCCGGGCTATTTGAATAGGACGCTGAAGGTCGGAGTCGTTAGTTACAAGAACAGCCGTCTCAAATTTTTGTTGATGCGCATCATCGACAAGGTCAACGCCGAGATTTACATCCGAACCTTTTTCTTCAAACTTCGCCCCGGTTACATAACGAGGATTGCCCTGGGGTCGAAATACAGTAACCTCCGTTTCGAGAAAGTGGCCATAGATAATTTCAAGATGAGGAATAGAACGAAGTGCCCGTAAATAAACTTCCTGGCGTTGCGCCTGGCCACGGTTGTATCTGCGTTCTTTTACTCTTGCCGTATAATACTTAATCTTCGTGATGTCGTGATCAGCATGGAGAACTGTTTTGCATAGTTTGGAGACATCAAGCCATTTATAAGGCGTACCCTTTAGCGCACCATAGAAAAGATTGAATCCATCGATGTAAACGTATGTCTTCATAAAGTGGGGTGGCTATAAAAAAGCAACGGCCAGGATTTCTCCTGACCGGCGGCCTAACCGCGAAGGGTTAGGGGGTGTATTCTGATAATAGCAAACTAGATGGCTAGAGGCAAGGTTCCTGTAAGGTATCGGCAATGAAAAAAGGCTCGTTAAATGAGCTTTTGAGTTCACCTTGAATTTGATTTTGATCCACTGCAGCGTGATAAAGGCTGTTTTAGATATGAAAGCGGGGAGCGTAGTACCTGTTTTGATGGGAGCGCATTATGCAACTGAATACGAAGTGCTTTAAAGGAACGATATGCAGTGTGGCTAGTGCTTAATGAGCCCTTCTTCTATTTCTTTTTCAGGTATGATGAAATGCCT
Encoded proteins:
- a CDS encoding DNA double-strand break repair nuclease NurA: MLNFDALHKQFSGFGQYQSQERKRKAILLERALEVFTTYDSSGFEVVEEEIGRPEKLVAVPLEVPVLQQAAGKRPTPMTVVASDGSQIYPDRNVEPLCYLLNLSRIAFQYGTTEQPVMDAVPYLYFKGQDLNAVDGPDIDVAGPEVVSALRDELELQTLLDTAHEMRQVDRPVLAVADGTLIRWMIKRLRRPQLEAQLLQRYFNALDQFQKQQIPLCSYISMPRGTEFINYLALHMSDPASGLVADDFAGITDRMLFQHVLAPGERTAIFRSQSVVLQEYPPTQVICYFYVHVQGAQGASEIARVEFPRWMITDPAMIELVHATVLSECEKGNGYPMILSEAHEHAIVRGQERMVFYEMIEREMLQQGQVLEVSSKKRSKDLPQL
- a CDS encoding NYN domain-containing protein; amino-acid sequence: MKTYVYIDGFNLFYGALKGTPYKWLDVSKLCKTVLHADHDITKIKYYTARVKERRYNRGQAQRQEVYLRALRSIPHLEIIYGHFLETEVTVFRPQGNPRYVTGAKFEEKGSDVNLGVDLVDDAHQQKFETAVLVTNDSDLQRPIQIARRIGYPVGLINPFRKASKSLSRQASFIRSIKPSALKRSQFPDPLRYKNRAISKPKGW
- a CDS encoding coproporphyrinogen III oxidase family protein, which encodes MAGIYINIEGPGKATDASRAVSRPGIAYAHALCKELNFYAPTHSPNETIEAIHFGGAPFHIREEGIRAVVGTLFSCFDALHVNEFSIDLSPLQLDMDTLEGLAALGFDTVNIQAGSLFEADLEKLGHTFNPELVATGIENCRHAGMRTVSLTFNIDIADQPIEYWAASFEKARSYGVNHIEILGMPIYNVEGNAPQLAACFSYPDTEENAQVRYRFAQQYLAEAGFEHYVLSAFAAPGHQSKMRELQLYHGNILGIGPRAHSFWWMSGSRSQANRWANVDNIAYYGALLEQKELPVESRSRLDLDTLANEYVFLRLQHAEGLDLLRLESAYGLDLLSDHIEELAWLESEGIIEPIRNNRVRLSEEGKAQSQAAFTRLLF